The Longimicrobiales bacterium DNA segment GCACGCGATAGTAGAAGGTCGAACCAGTCGCCAGGCCCGAGTCGACGTAGCTGGAGCTGTCGGCGTCGACGGTGGCGATCACAGCATACGGGCCGTCCCTGCGGTCTCCTCGCTCGATACGATACTCGGCCACCACGCCGGCAGCCGCGTCCCAGGCGATCCGGATCTCGGTCGGGGATACCACGCTGGTCGTCACGTTGGCAGGGGCGCCCGGTGGTAGCGGGTGCGTCGTTGCACTGATCTCGCCCGCTCCGGTGCACGCGCTCGCATTGCACGCTTCGATGAGATAGTAGTAAGTGGTCGTCGGTTCGAGCCCGCTGTCCCGGTACGACCGCGCGGATGCGTCGAGGGTGGCGACGTTGGTGTACGGGCCGCCCGTCGTGCTCGCGCGCCCGATCACGTACGAGTCGACGCTCCCGCTCGCGGCACCCCAGCTCAGATCGATTTCGGCGGACGATGCGGGCGCAGCGCTCGCGCCGCTCGGTGCGCCGGGGGGTGCGACGGGTGTCGTGACGCTCGCCTCCGTACTGAACGCCGAGCAGCCGGACACGTTGCACGCAGCGACGCGATAGACGTAGGTCGTCGCACCGGCCAGGCCGCTGTCATCGAACTGCAGCGTGCCGCCCGGGGCCGTGCCGACCTGCGCATACGATCCGTCCGCGCCGGTCTTCCGCTGGATGCGGTACTCATCGACCTGCCCGCTGCCAGCCGTCCAGGAGAGTTGCGCCGTGGTCGGCGAGGTGGCTGTTGCGCTCGGGGAGCCGGGCACGCCCGGCGCGAGCGGGTACGTCTTTGACGACGCCTCATTGCTGTACGGCGAGCACCCGCCGGCATTGCATGCGCGAATCCGATACGTGTACGTGGTGTCCGGCGCGAGACCCGTGCTCTCGAAGCTGCGAGCGTCCTCGCTCAGGATCGCGACCTGTGCGAAGCTGCCTGACGGCTCACGCCTGCGCTCGATGCGATACTCGTCGGCGCCCGCAGAGCCGTTCCACTGCACGCGGATATGGGAGCTGGACACCGTCGTCGCCTGCAGCCCCGTAGGGGCGTCGGGCGCAACCGGATGGGTCGTGGCGGACGCCTCGCCGCTGAAGCCGGAGCAGCCGCCGATGTTGCATGCGCTGATCCGGTACGTGTACGTGGTGGCCGGATCGAGATCGGTGTCCGCGTAGCTGCGGGCGCTGGACGGCAGCGTGCTGATGAGGATGTACGCGCCGCCGCCACTGCGCCGCTCGAGGCGGTAGTCGCCGACCACGCCGCTGGCGGCGCCCCACGACAGCTCGATGCGCGATGGCGATGTCGCCGTGGCCGTCAGGCCGGGCGGCGTGCCGGGCGCAAGCGGCAGCGTCGTCGCCGTCGCTTCATTGCTGAACGATGAGCAGCCGCTGTCGTTGCACGCGCGCACCCTGTACGTGTAGGTCGTGGCCGGCTGCAGTCCGCTGTCGCCATACGTCGTTACCGCGCCGCTCACGGTGCCGACCTGCGCGAACGGCCCTTGCGGTCCCCTGCGCTCGATGCGGTACTCGCTGACACTCCCCCCAGCCGCATCCCAGCTCAACCCGATCGACGACACGGAAGTCGCGGACGCGCTCAGTCCCGATGGCGCAGCCGGGAGAGGAGCACCCGTAGTGGCGTTGACAGAACCGGACGGCGTGGAGCACACAGAGCCGCGGCAGGCTCGCACGCGGTAATGATACGTGGTCTGCGGTGCGCCGGTCGCATCCGTGTACGACGTCGCGTCGGCGCCCGCGGTGTGCAGTGTCGACCAGCTCGTGCCGTCCGTGCTGCGCTCGATGCGGAAGCCGGTCTCATCGCTGCTGTTGTCCCTCCACGTGAGCGAGATGGTTGCGGGCGGCTGCATGCTCGCGTTCAGCGCGCTCGGCGGTGCCGGCGCCGTGGTGGCGCTGGAAACGCCTGTGGGGGCGGAGCAGCCTGCCGCGTTGCATGCGCTGACCCGGTACAGGTACACCGTGCTCGCGGCGAGGCCCGTCGAATCGACGTACGCGACCACACCGGGTGCAGTCGAAGCAATCTCGCTCCAGTTGCCTCCACTCACGCTGCGCTCGATACGGAACGATGCCTCGTTGTCGCTGCGATCGGTCCAGGTGAGGTTGATTCGCCGCTCCGATACCACGGTGGACGTCAGGCTTGCCGGGCTGGCGGGAGCCACGTCCGCGACAGTGAAGCTGACGGGCACGTCGACGGGGGAGTTGGTGGCGGATCCCGCGCTCAGGCGCACACGCGCCGTGTACGTGCCCGGCGCCAGGGCGCCGCGCTTTGCAGTGAGCACCACGCTGGTCGGAGCGGTCGTGCCGGAGAGCGTCGCAGTGAGCCAGCCCGTCGGCTGTCCGCTCGTGTACGACACCGACCGTGACAGTCCCGTGAGCGTTCCGCCGCCCGCGTTCGTGACCTGCACGCTCACCGGTTCGGGGTCGTTCTGCTGCGTCGTCATTGCGAACGCCACGCTCGTCGGATTCACTGCAATCGCGGGCGGCCCCTCCCTGACTTCGAGCGTCACGTCGATCGACTGCGGCGAGTTGGAGGCCGCGGGCGATGACACGCGGATGCTGGCGGAGTACGAGCCGCTCGCAAGGGATCCGAGCACGACACCAACCGTGAGTGAGGCCGGCGCAACGGGGCTGCTCAGGCTGGTTGTCAGCCAGCCGCCGGCCTGCCCGCCCGGATACGTGACCGAGATCGCGAGACCATCTAGGTTCGCGCCTCCACCGTTCCGGATCGCGACCGTGCGCGCGGCCGGATTGCTGCCGCCCCGCACGGCGTCGAACGAGAGCGACGTCGGATCCAGCACGATTGCCGGCAGGGCAGCGCCAACCGTGAACGTCACGCTGACCGTCTGCGGCGAGTTCTGCGCGACAGACGAGGCGATCCGTACACTGGCGTTGTACGTGCCGGCAGGCAGGTTGCCGACGCGGGCAGTCAGCACCAGCGACGTCGGTGCTGTCTGACCGATCGTAGCCGTCAGCCACCCGGTACGCTGACCGCTGGCGTAGGTCACCTGCGCGCTCAGACCCGACAGCGTGCCGCCTCCGGCGTTCGTGATGCCGATGCTGCGCGGAGCGGGATCGGCGCCCGCCGCGGCCGCAGAGAACGTGACGCTCGGCGCCGCCACGCTGATCGCAGGCTGCGGCGAGAGCACGGTGAGCGTTACGCCGACACCGACGGGCGAGTTGCTGGCGCCAGCGGCTGCGACACGCACGGTCGCGTGATAGGAACCGGGCTCGAGTCCGTCGTGATCCGCGCCCAGCACCAGCGACGCCGGCGCCGTCGAGCCGCTCAGCGCGGCGGAAAGCCATCCGGTGGGGCCGCCTGCTGCGTATTCGATCGTCGCCTGCAATCCCGCAAGTGAACCGGCGCCGCTGTTGGTGACCGCGATGGTCCTGTCGCCGGGGGATGCGCCGTGCTCGATCGCAACGAACTCGAGATTGGCCGGGTTCACGCCGATTGCGGGGCCCGGCGTGACATCCACCTCCGTCGTAGCCGAGACGCCCTCGCTGGCCGCGCGGATGGACGCGGTGCCGACCGCGACGCCGGTGACACTGCCGCCCTGGTCGACGCCGGCGATCTCCGGTGTGAGGCTCGTCCACTCGATGGTCCGCCCGCCCAGCGGATCGCCGTCGTCGCTCAGCACACGCGCGGTGAGCTGCAGCGACTCGTTCACCTGCACGCTCGGATCCGCGGGCAGGATCTCGATGCGTCCCACGTCGACCGTGGTGATCTCGACGTCACGACAGGTACTGGTCGCGACGAGTGCTGCGGCAACGAGCACAGCCGCGCGCGAGCGCGCCGGCGTTCGGGTCATACGGGTTTCCTAGAAGCGAAGGCGAAGCAGTGCGACGTGTGCGCCGGTGCGATCCCAGCCGACAGCGGGCGCCAGCAGCGACGCACCTTCGCTGCGCGCGCCGAACTGCAGCAGTGCGGCAGCGGCGTCGTTGCTGCGACGGGCGCCGCGCCAGGCGTCGATGGCGCCGATGACGCCGATCGCCGCGGCGGCGCCGATGCCGGGCAGCAGGAACGGGCGTTCGGAGTCGGTGTGGCGCACCTGGTCCGGCGGGCACGTACCGTCGACAGGCGTGGTCAGGCACTCGACCCGCGCCCGCTCGATCATCAGGCCGGCCGCCAGGGCGCCGCCGGCGGCGGCCAGGAACAGCGCGCCCGTGGTCGGGCGACCCGTCGTGAAATGGCCGAGCCCCGGCACGATCAGGCCCGCGGCCAGCGCGCCGCCCGGGTTGTAGGGACGTGCGGAGCGCAGCCGCGCGAGCGCGTCGACCACCTGGTCGAAGTCCGATGCGCCCGGACTCATCTCGATGTACTCACGCAGCTGCGCCATTGCCTCGCCCGTGCGCTCCATGACGAGCAGCGTGACGGCGTGGTTGAAGACCGCGGCATCCCACCCGGGCGCGAGCGCACGCGCCTGTGCAAACGCCGATTCGGCCTCGGCGAACCGGTGCTGGTCGAACGTGGCGATGCCGGTGCGGAACGCATCAGCCGCGGCTGCAGGCACGGCCCCGGCGGGCGATTGCGTGAGTCCGGCCAGTCGCTGCCGCGCATCGGCCGTGTCCTGGGCGCCGGGCAGCGCGAGGTAGCGGCAGTACTCGCGGATCGCAGGCTCCCGCTGGTCGAGCGACTCGAGCATGCGGGCGAGACGATAGGACACGTCCGGCGAGGCGGGATCGAGGCCAGCTGCCGCGGTGAGTCGGTCCAGCGCGTCGGCCGTCTCGCCGAGCAGTGTCGCTTCGGTCGCGGTCGCGACCAGCCGTTCCGCCTGCTGGCGCGCTTCCGGTGCAGCGGGCTCCGGCGCGCTCGCCGGAACCGGACAACCGGCCCAGGCGAGGACCGGTTCTTCACGCTTCAGGTGGAGCTGCTGTGCGCCTGCGGCGAGCGGACTGGCGATCAGTGGGAGCGCGGCGCAGAGAAGGAGGATGCCTCGCATGGGTCAGCGCGTGCGCACGCGCACGGGGCGCGGCTGGTTGGTACGGGTCCCAT contains these protein-coding regions:
- a CDS encoding fibronectin type III domain-containing protein, which produces MTRTPARSRAAVLVAAALVATSTCRDVEITTVDVGRIEILPADPSVQVNESLQLTARVLSDDGDPLGGRTIEWTSLTPEIAGVDQGGSVTGVAVGTASIRAASEGVSATTEVDVTPGPAIGVNPANLEFVAIEHGASPGDRTIAVTNSGAGSLAGLQATIEYAAGGPTGWLSAALSGSTAPASLVLGADHDGLEPGSYHATVRVAAAGASNSPVGVGVTLTVLSPQPAISVAAPSVTFSAAAAGADPAPRSIGITNAGGGTLSGLSAQVTYASGQRTGWLTATIGQTAPTSLVLTARVGNLPAGTYNASVRIASSVAQNSPQTVSVTFTVGAALPAIVLDPTSLSFDAVRGGSNPAARTVAIRNGGGANLDGLAISVTYPGGQAGGWLTTSLSSPVAPASLTVGVVLGSLASGSYSASIRVSSPAASNSPQSIDVTLEVREGPPAIAVNPTSVAFAMTTQQNDPEPVSVQVTNAGGGTLTGLSRSVSYTSGQPTGWLTATLSGTTAPTSVVLTAKRGALAPGTYTARVRLSAGSATNSPVDVPVSFTVADVAPASPASLTSTVVSERRINLTWTDRSDNEASFRIERSVSGGNWSEIASTAPGVVAYVDSTGLAASTVYLYRVSACNAAGCSAPTGVSSATTAPAPPSALNASMQPPATISLTWRDNSSDETGFRIERSTDGTSWSTLHTAGADATSYTDATGAPQTTYHYRVRACRGSVCSTPSGSVNATTGAPLPAAPSGLSASATSVSSIGLSWDAAGGSVSEYRIERRGPQGPFAQVGTVSGAVTTYGDSGLQPATTYTYRVRACNDSGCSSFSNEATATTLPLAPGTPPGLTATATSPSRIELSWGAASGVVGDYRLERRSGGGAYILISTLPSSARSYADTDLDPATTYTYRISACNIGGCSGFSGEASATTHPVAPDAPTGLQATTVSSSHIRVQWNGSAGADEYRIERRREPSGSFAQVAILSEDARSFESTGLAPDTTYTYRIRACNAGGCSPYSNEASSKTYPLAPGVPGSPSATATSPTTAQLSWTAGSGQVDEYRIQRKTGADGSYAQVGTAPGGTLQFDDSGLAGATTYVYRVAACNVSGCSAFSTEASVTTPVAPPGAPSGASAAPASSAEIDLSWGAASGSVDSYVIGRASTTGGPYTNVATLDASARSYRDSGLEPTTTYYYLIEACNASACTGAGEISATTHPLPPGAPANVTTSVVSPTEIRIAWDAAAGVVAEYRIERGDRRDGPYAVIATVDADSSSYVDSGLATGSTFYYRVLACNVSGCTASEEVAGSTSPPNAPQQLSALAVSATRIDLQWEASRGEVTDYRVERRNGTGWGEIGSTDGNTLTYSDGSVQSETEYRYRVRACNAAGCSPYSKDVRIATESGDGTGAISAHALSSGSASPPAVTGVNL
- a CDS encoding DUF6677 family protein — translated: MRGILLLCAALPLIASPLAAGAQQLHLKREEPVLAWAGCPVPASAPEPAAPEARQQAERLVATATEATLLGETADALDRLTAAAGLDPASPDVSYRLARMLESLDQREPAIREYCRYLALPGAQDTADARQRLAGLTQSPAGAVPAAAADAFRTGIATFDQHRFAEAESAFAQARALAPGWDAAVFNHAVTLLVMERTGEAMAQLREYIEMSPGASDFDQVVDALARLRSARPYNPGGALAAGLIVPGLGHFTTGRPTTGALFLAAAGGALAAGLMIERARVECLTTPVDGTCPPDQVRHTDSERPFLLPGIGAAAAIGVIGAIDAWRGARRSNDAAAALLQFGARSEGASLLAPAVGWDRTGAHVALLRLRF